Proteins from a single region of Nocardiopsis dassonvillei subsp. dassonvillei DSM 43111:
- a CDS encoding acyl-CoA dehydrogenase family protein, producing the protein MKRELFDADHDLFRASVAEFLKREVTPRHPEWERDGIVPREVWTRAGEVGLLGHGVPEEYGGTGLRDFRYNTIVNEEICRARASGLGVTLQNDVMAPYMVDLTDEEQKRRWLPGFASGELITAIAMTEPGAGSDLQGIATSAVRDGDEYVVNGSKTFITNGVNADLVIVVARTDPDAGAQGFSLIAVERGAAGFTRGRNLDKIGMKAQDTAELFFDDVRVPAANLIGREGGGFVHLMENLPQERLSIATCAVASADAVLQHTIAYCRERTAFGRPIGRFQNTRFVLAELATEVDIARTYVDRGIGLLNRGELTVEDAAMAKWWTTELCNKVVDRCLQLHGGYGYMMEYPVARAWQDTRVQTIYGGTTEIMKEIVGRGLGL; encoded by the coding sequence ATGAAGCGGGAACTCTTCGACGCCGACCACGACCTCTTCCGCGCATCGGTGGCCGAGTTCCTCAAGCGCGAGGTCACGCCCCGCCATCCGGAGTGGGAGAGGGACGGGATCGTGCCCCGCGAGGTGTGGACCAGGGCGGGCGAGGTCGGCCTGCTCGGCCACGGCGTGCCCGAGGAGTACGGCGGCACCGGGCTGCGGGACTTCCGCTACAACACCATCGTCAACGAGGAGATCTGCCGGGCCCGCGCCAGCGGCCTGGGCGTCACCCTCCAGAACGACGTCATGGCCCCGTACATGGTCGACCTGACCGACGAGGAGCAGAAGCGGCGCTGGCTGCCGGGGTTCGCCAGCGGCGAACTGATCACCGCCATCGCCATGACCGAACCCGGGGCGGGCAGCGACCTCCAGGGCATCGCCACCTCGGCGGTGCGCGACGGCGACGAGTACGTCGTCAACGGGTCCAAGACCTTCATCACCAACGGCGTCAACGCCGACCTGGTGATCGTGGTCGCCCGGACCGACCCCGACGCGGGCGCGCAGGGCTTCTCGCTGATCGCGGTGGAACGCGGCGCCGCCGGGTTCACCCGGGGCCGCAACCTCGACAAGATCGGCATGAAGGCGCAGGACACCGCCGAGCTGTTCTTCGACGACGTGCGCGTCCCGGCCGCCAACCTCATCGGCCGGGAGGGCGGCGGGTTCGTCCACCTGATGGAGAACCTGCCCCAGGAGCGGTTGTCCATCGCCACCTGCGCGGTGGCCTCCGCCGACGCCGTGCTCCAGCACACCATCGCCTACTGCCGGGAGCGGACCGCCTTCGGCCGTCCGATTGGGCGCTTCCAGAACACCCGTTTTGTTCTGGCCGAGTTGGCCACCGAGGTGGACATCGCCCGCACCTACGTGGACCGCGGCATCGGCCTGCTCAACCGCGGTGAGCTGACCGTGGAGGACGCCGCCATGGCCAAGTGGTGGACCACGGAACTGTGCAACAAGGTCGTGGACCGGTGCCTCCAGCTTCACGGCGGGTACGGGTACATGATGGAATACCCCGTGGCACGGGCCTGGCAGGACACCCGCGTCCAGACGATCTACGGTGGCACCACCGAGATCATGAAGGAGATCGTCGGGCGCGGCCTGGGTCTGTGA